DNA sequence from the Paenibacillus azoreducens genome:
GCGGAAGAAGCCGGAAAACCTGCTTCGATCATATCTACATTCAGTCGTTTGAGCTGCTGAGCGAATTCAATTTTTTGCTGCACATTCAGTTTGGCGCCAGGCACTTGCTCTCCGTCGCGTAAAGTCGTATCCAGTACAATAATCTTGCGGTCCATCTCCAATTCCTCCTTGAGAAAATTAAAATTTAATATCAAGCGGGTTATGGCAAAGCACGATATTAACAACAAAAAACAAAAAAACCTCATCTCTGTTATAGAGACGAGGTTTAACCCGCGGTACCACTCTAATTCATTTTCATACGAAAATAATCTCTTTCGATGGCTGACACCATCTATCCCTGTAACGGTGGAACTCCGGCTGACCCTACATTGTCAGGTGGCGGTTCATAGACGAGTTCGAAATGATTGACATTACCGTTTTGCACCAACCAACGGCTCTCTGGAAAGTCCATCACTTCTACTATTTCTAATCGAAACCTTTGATTTATAAAATTTTTATTAATCTTATGGCATCTTTTTGAAGTTGTCAACCCTGTATATTCCAAAATCATGAATTGGACCTTACATTCCATTTGTAAAAGTATATGGGCGGTGTAGGTGTAAAATGCTGATTTTCCTGAAAAAACTCGCAGTGGGCGGGCGACCGTATCATCGTGAAGAAGGCCATCCACAACGGCCATAACGGCGAACTGCTTTTTAAAAAGATTCATCCGGTCCGGATTGAAGAGGTGATGCAGCGGCTCGGGAAAAGTTCCGGCATCAGGTTTTATGTTTTGATGGGGAGCGCCTCCGTTTCTGTTTCCGCTCTTCCGGTGCAGGCAGATTCATGCTAGTGAATACGCCGTTTTCGCATTATAATCATATTAACGAGGCACGACCGAAATAATAATAGACCATTCGATTTGCCGAAAGTAGCGAAATGGCGGGCATTTTCCGTGCAAATCCGATTCATTATTTTTTGATCTCGCCCGAGACGAAGAACGTCCTGAACTATTCCTTTGTGAATAGTACCGGGACGTTTTTTTATTTTGAGGAGGGATTTTGTGAACATGAATTTCGAAAAGGCGCACGCGGCATTTATTGAATGTCACTTGAGAAAGCGAACAGGAGAACGGAAAGGTCGCTTGGAACGAGGGCATCAGGAAGCTGAGGCATTATTTTGCCGGAACGTTTGGTGGGAGCTTCAAGGGAACTTCGACCACTTGCATCCGGAGTACGAGATTCTCGATTGGCGCGGGCGATCCTATTTCTGCGACTTTGTATGGATGACGGCGGCGTTTAAGCTGGTTATCGAAATCAAAGGTTTTGGTCCGCATGTCCGGGATATGGATCGTCAAAAATATTGCAATGAACTGAACCGGGAAACTTTTTTAACGGCGATGGGATTTCGGGTAATATCAATGGCATATGACGATGTCGCCTACCGCCCCGAATTATGCATTACGCTGCTGCGGATGGTGCTGAGCCGTTATCAGCCGGAGTTATCGGCTTTCAGCCGTAATCATATACTCGAGAGGGAAATCATTCTGCTGGCCTGCGCGCTTGCCCGCCCCTTACGCCCCATTGATGTCAAAAATCATTTAGGTATCAACTACCGTACCGCCGTTCGTTTGCTCCGCTCCCTCTGCACTAAGAGCGCCTTTGCTCCGGTCAGCGGAGCGGAAGGCAAGCATGTTGTGAAGTATGAGCTTCAGCCAAGCGCAATGCTGGGATTGTAACTGGCAGGAAGGCAGGTTGCGGGCAGGTGGACAGGGAGTTTAAGGCATTGGGGAACTGTTTGATTGAGGAGCTGTTTGCGTTGAGGAGCTGTTTGCGTTGAGGAGCTGTTTGCGTTGAGGGGCTGTTTGCGTTGAGGAGCTGTTTGCGTTGAGGGGCTGTTTGCGTTGAGGAGCTGTTTGCGTTGAGGGGCTGTTTGCGTTGAGGAGCTGTTTGCGTTGAGAGCTGTTTGAGGTACAACGAGTAGCTTGGGGCTGCAGGGTGACCGATCATGCGAAAAAGTCGAAAGTCTGTACGCTTAGGTGCCTTAAGGGCTTCAGCACGCGATGTGGCGTTGTATGACGGAGACCCGCCAGTGCTTGAGTTAGAAGTCAGTATTTAAGACTGCGCTATTTTTCGAGGCTCCGGATTTGGCCCGTTCGGTTCGATTGGTTCAATTGGTTCGATTGGTTCGATTGGTTCGTTTGGTTCATTCGTCGTTCGGTTTGTTCGGTTCGTTCGTCCAAAAGCCTGCAATTGTGCAACCTTTTTACGCTATATTATTAGTTTTCAAAAAAATTGTTGCGAAAGTGCATTTATTTCGCCGCTCAATGTGACTTTTAGTCAATTCAGGTGAAAAAGGATGCACTTTCGCACCTTTTAGCTTAAGTTAGCCGGTTGAACCAGTAAAAAATGCACTTTTGAAACCTTTTGCTTGGGAGTCATTAAAAACATAGGTTTGTCTTGCTGTTTCTACGGTCTTGCTCCTTCTACGTTTCCGATCCTTTTACGGTCTTGCTCCTTCTACGTTTCTGATCCTTCTACGGTTTTGCTCCTTCTATGGTTCTGATCCTTCTACGTTTCCGATCCTTTTACCGTCTTGCTCCTTCTACGTTTCCGATCCTTTTACGGTTTTGCTCCTTCTATGGTTCTGATCCTTCTACGGTCTTGCTCCTTCTACGTTTCTGATCCTTCTACGGTCTTGATCCTTTTACGGTCTTGATCCTTTTACGGTCTTGATCCTTCTACGTTTCTTACGATCTTGCTCCTTCTACGTTTTTGCTGCTTTTGCGGTTTTGCTGCTTTTGCGGTTTTGCTGCTTTCTCGCCATTTCTCATGTATCGCTAATGCGCATTTTCTCACAATATTTTTAATAACACTCCAACATACACCCCAGTTTGTCACTTGTTTCACTTATCCCGAATGTAATACCATGCCTCACAGCTCATCCTCTCGCAACACTTAAATTCAAACAAAACACAACACCTTGTTACTATCTCGCAACTCCCTTACGAATTTCTAATGCGCTGGCCCATTGCAAGGGATCCGTCGCCATATTCCCCCTCCCACATTTCCTTCCGCCCGCCGTCATATAATGGCAAAAATGACTTGCTGCGGAGGTATTCGGGAAAATGGACGATGTGATAAGCAAAATCGATGCGGAAATCCTTCGGTTGACAACAAGCCTTATACGGCAGCAGCAGCCGGACGGGTCTTGGCATTTTTGTTTTGAGAACGGGATCGTTATTGATGCGTATGTGATCATTCTTTTCAGGACTTTGGATATCCGGAATGAGGATTTGATCCGGCGGCTTCATGATCGGATTCTTGCCGCGCAGCAGCCCGATGGCTGCTGGAAATGGTATGCCGATGAAGAAGGAGGAAACTTATCCGCTTCGGTAGAAGCTTATTACGCCCTGCTCTTTTCCGGGTACAGCCATTCCGCGGATGAGCCGATTCAGCTGGCTAAGCGATACATACGCTCCAAAGGCGGGCTTGGAAAAGTCACCAGCATATTAACAAAGGCCCTTCTCGCCGCTACCGGGCAAAGAAAATGGCCAACGTCCATCTCCTCTATTCCGCTGGAAATTCTGCTTTTTCCTGCTTATTTCCCCCTCAACTTTTTTGATTTTTCAGGATATTCAAGAGTTCATCTGACCCCAACGCTGATCATGGCCGACCGGAAATTTTCCATTAAAACAGCCTATACGCCCGATCTATCCGATCTTATTGTCCGCTCCATGGACCAAGAGGAGCTCGACCAACGCCAAAATTTCGATCACCGGGAAAATCAAAAACTTCAGGACAACATCCAGGCAGGCTTAAACCGCCTTATCGGCACTCCTCGTTTTATCCATGAAGCCGCTACTGCCAAGGCAGAGCAGTTCATGCTTTCGCGGATTGAATCGGACGGCTCCCTCTACAGCTATGCCAGCAGCACGATTTTAATGATTTTCGCCCTGCTTGCGTTAGGATATGATCAACAGCACCCCCATATCACGCATGCCATTGAAGCCTTGACCGCTATGCAATGCCGCTCCGATCATCAAACGACGATTCAAAATTCACCCTCTACCATTTGGGACACCGCCCTGCTTGCATATGCGCTGCAAGAAGCCGGGATTGCCGGCAATCATGCGGCCATTCGGCGTGCCGCCGATTACTTGCTAGCCAAACAGCAGCATAAAAAAGCCGATTGGAGCATCCATAATCCGGATACCTTGCCCGGGGGATGGGGATTCTCGGAAACCAATACCATCAATCCTGACGTGGACGATACCACTGCCGCTTTACGTGCAATCAAAAACCTCTCCCATGCCGATCCTTCGTTCCAAGATTCATGGAATCGCGGACTAAACTGGATTCTGTCCATGCAAAATAACGACGGCGGTTGGCCCGCATTCGAAAAAAACACGGATAACAAAATGCTGACCTGGGTCGCCATAGACGGCGCCAAATCGGCTGCCATCGATCCGTCGGGGGCCGATCTCACAGGGCGAACTTTGGAGTATCTGGGAAACTTCGCCGGACTTACGATTCGTCATGACTTCATCAAGCGCGGTACACAATGGCTCATCAGCCATCAGGAGAAGGATGGATCATGGTATGGACGATGGGGAATTTGTTATATCTATGGCACATGGGCCGCAATAACAGGTTTAAGGGCTGCCGGCCTGCCGGCAAACCATAAAACGGTACAAAAAGGGGCCGACTGGCTCCTGAGCATCCAAAATGAGGACGGCGGTTGGGGGGAATCCTGCAGCAGCGACCGGCTTCTGCGTTATATGCCATTAGGGGAAAGCACGCCTTCTCAAACCGCATGGGCGCTCGACGCCCTGATCGCAGTTCAACCGCAGCCAACCGCCGCGATGGATAAAGGAATTCGCAGATTAATCGACTCTGTGGAAGAAAATAAATGGACGGCTGTTTATCCGACCGGCGCCGGCCTGCCAGGCTATTTTTACTCCCACTATCACAGCTACAAATATATTTGGCCGCTTCTGGCATTAAGTCATTACAGGCTGAAATACGGAAGTTAAAAATCTATTTCGATGCTAAAAGTTGAACCAATGATAGTGCGGATAAAGGCATCCGGGTGAAATGTTCTTACGATGGCTGTTGTTCACGGATTTCTTTTATTTAGTTCAACTTTAATGGCTCCTGGCCTTTTATCACATTTCCCCGCGCAGCTCTAATCCGCATCAAGCAGATCGCTTGCTGCGGGGGAATTCAGATTCAAGCCACGGACAATCACGCTATTCCCTGCCACTCCTTCCGTTACAAGATCGACTTCCGACGCACTTGATCGCACGCATCGCCAACTCCAACGCCAAAGGCAATCGAAAAACAGCGCCGCAAGCATGCATATTGCTCGCGGCGCCGCTAATGGTTGCGCGGCTCAAACGTGGCTCAAACGTCTTTCCCCTACGGCTGCCAGTCGACGGCGACCGTCGCCGTGCCGCTTGCGGGTGTCGTAAACGAGTGGTTGGAACCGCCCTCCCATGTGACGGTCGAACCGTTTTTCTTCAGGAATTTGAATTGAATTGTCGTGCCCGCCGGCACGCTGACATCGTAATACCATGTCGGATAAGACTTAATGACGGAGTTGAACATCGGTCCGATGGCGCTGGCCGGCGCCCAATTGCCCAGTTCATTGACGCTGCCCGTCAAATAGACGTTCTCGCCAAGCGTCGTCGTGGCATTGTTCACGATAAAGCGCACACTGACTTGTTCGCCTGTCAACACGTTAAAGTTGCTGATCGTGTTGCTGTCGACCGCCCCGGCCGTGCGTACCTTGACGCCGTATCGGCCTGCCGCAACGTTAGGCACGATCGCCTTGATCTCCGTATCCTCCCACGACACGATGTTCGCGCCGCTTACAGCCGTCGTTCCAAAATAAACCGTTCCGGCCGTGCTGCCGAAGCCAACCCCGTCGATCGTGACCGTCGTGCCCGGCTTTTCCATGAGCGGACCGACGTGGCCGATCACCGGAGCCGTTGCCGCCTTCGTATACGACCAGACGGCGACGCCGCCTGCTTGAAGCGTGAAGGTATTGACCACGCCGCCGCTGCCCACCGTAATGGAGTTTCCGCTGAGAGAGTTCGCCAAGACGTCCGTGTACGTGCCGCTTGGCAGCGACGTATTCAGGCCGGATATGGAGTAGGAGCCGGTCAGATTTTTGTTGATGGCTACCACCGCTACGTTATTGCCGAACTTGCGCTCATATATGTAGACGTCATTGTTGATCCAGCGCTGCTGCGTGCTTCCGTAGGCGATCGCAGGGTTCGACTTGCGCAGCGGAGCAAGCTTGCCGATGACGTTATAAGCCGACGTCGACGTGGAGAACGAGGACATTTTCGCCCGGTTGTTCGGATCGCCGTTGCCTGTCATGTACTGCTCCGTGCCATAATAAATCGCAGGCACGCCGCGGGAAGTAAGCGTCAGCGCCAATGCCTGTTCCAGCTTGCGGCCGTTCGCGCCGGATACTTGGAAGCGGTCCATATCATGGTTGTCCAGGAATGTGACCTGATCGTTCACCGAATAATAATCCGCCGCCGTCGACGACAGCATCGAGTCCAGGCCGTACATCGTATCCGCGCCGTCGCGGAAGACCTGGCGCACCTTCTGGCCGAAACGGAAGTCGAGCAGGCTCATGCCGCTTTCGTTCGCAAAATACGTGTTGTTGGCATCGGTCTCGTTCGTGCCCAGGAACCATTCTCCGAACGTGAATACAGGCTTATAGCTGTAAATGGAGGACATCCAGTTTTTTTGCCAGCCAAACGGCATATGCTTCACCGCATCCACGCGGATGCCGTCGATGCCCATATCCAGCCACATGCGGATGGCGTTCTTGAAATACGTATCGATCGTGCTGTTGTTATGGTTGAGGTCGGCGAGGTCGTACAGATTTTTATAAATGCCGTTCTCTAACGTGGAAAAATCCGTGCCGCCGTTATGGTGGAAATAACCGTTCGTATCGCCCGTATAACCGCTGAGCAGCGTCCCGTTGTCATACAGCTTGCCGTTCTCGCCGAAGGAAGTGTTCGTTTCCATCGCCGGGGACGTGTGGTTCGGCGCGAAGTCGATGACGACTTTGATATTGTGGCTGTGCGCCGCCGAAATCAGGTTGGCGAAATCCGCCATGCTGCCGAACGCCGGGTTCGTCTTCTTGAAATCGCGCGCCCAGTAGCCGTGATAAGCCGTATTGTTTACGCCCGAATAATTGATGACGGAATAAATATTTTCGACGGGCTGCGAAATCCACAATGCCGTAATGCCCATGCCCGTAAAGTAGCCGTCGTTGATTTTATTAATAATACCCTGCCAGTCGCCGCCGCAATACAGCTTCAGGTTCGCGCTGCATGTGCCGTCAAAAGCGGAGCCCGCCGGATTGTTCGCCGGATTGCCGTCCAAAAAACGGTCCGTCACGATCTGGTAAATGACGTCTGTGCTGAAGTTTTGCTTATTGCTGACGGATGTCGCAGGCGATGCTTCAGCAGGCGCAATAGCTCCAAAGGCTACGGTCAGCAATAAAACAATCAAAGCCGGGACTTTCAACCATCTCTTTTTCATTAGTACCCTCCATTATCGAACAGTTTGATATCAAGCGTTCGTACAGGCATGTATGAGTTAGAATGATAGCGTTTTCACAAAACTGCCTTTTCAGCC
Encoded proteins:
- a CDS encoding alpha-amylase family glycosyl hydrolase, giving the protein MKKRWLKVPALIVLLLTVAFGAIAPAEASPATSVSNKQNFSTDVIYQIVTDRFLDGNPANNPAGSAFDGTCSANLKLYCGGDWQGIINKINDGYFTGMGITALWISQPVENIYSVINYSGVNNTAYHGYWARDFKKTNPAFGSMADFANLISAAHSHNIKVVIDFAPNHTSPAMETNTSFGENGKLYDNGTLLSGYTGDTNGYFHHNGGTDFSTLENGIYKNLYDLADLNHNNSTIDTYFKNAIRMWLDMGIDGIRVDAVKHMPFGWQKNWMSSIYSYKPVFTFGEWFLGTNETDANNTYFANESGMSLLDFRFGQKVRQVFRDGADTMYGLDSMLSSTAADYYSVNDQVTFLDNHDMDRFQVSGANGRKLEQALALTLTSRGVPAIYYGTEQYMTGNGDPNNRAKMSSFSTSTSAYNVIGKLAPLRKSNPAIAYGSTQQRWINNDVYIYERKFGNNVAVVAINKNLTGSYSISGLNTSLPSGTYTDVLANSLSGNSITVGSGGVVNTFTLQAGGVAVWSYTKAATAPVIGHVGPLMEKPGTTVTIDGVGFGSTAGTVYFGTTAVSGANIVSWEDTEIKAIVPNVAAGRYGVKVRTAGAVDSNTISNFNVLTGEQVSVRFIVNNATTTLGENVYLTGSVNELGNWAPASAIGPMFNSVIKSYPTWYYDVSVPAGTTIQFKFLKKNGSTVTWEGGSNHSFTTPASGTATVAVDWQP
- the shc gene encoding squalene--hopene cyclase gives rise to the protein MDDVISKIDAEILRLTTSLIRQQQPDGSWHFCFENGIVIDAYVIILFRTLDIRNEDLIRRLHDRILAAQQPDGCWKWYADEEGGNLSASVEAYYALLFSGYSHSADEPIQLAKRYIRSKGGLGKVTSILTKALLAATGQRKWPTSISSIPLEILLFPAYFPLNFFDFSGYSRVHLTPTLIMADRKFSIKTAYTPDLSDLIVRSMDQEELDQRQNFDHRENQKLQDNIQAGLNRLIGTPRFIHEAATAKAEQFMLSRIESDGSLYSYASSTILMIFALLALGYDQQHPHITHAIEALTAMQCRSDHQTTIQNSPSTIWDTALLAYALQEAGIAGNHAAIRRAADYLLAKQQHKKADWSIHNPDTLPGGWGFSETNTINPDVDDTTAALRAIKNLSHADPSFQDSWNRGLNWILSMQNNDGGWPAFEKNTDNKMLTWVAIDGAKSAAIDPSGADLTGRTLEYLGNFAGLTIRHDFIKRGTQWLISHQEKDGSWYGRWGICYIYGTWAAITGLRAAGLPANHKTVQKGADWLLSIQNEDGGWGESCSSDRLLRYMPLGESTPSQTAWALDALIAVQPQPTAAMDKGIRRLIDSVEENKWTAVYPTGAGLPGYFYSHYHSYKYIWPLLALSHYRLKYGS